The genomic interval GAATATCACAAGTGCTGAAGTCGTTGTTGAAGACAACATTGATAAGTTATGCCCATGAATTACACTTTACACTTCTTCCTCTAGTACAAGCTACAGAACGATCAAACATTTAAAGTAACCTAAAGAATATAAAGCACGTAATTAATAAGAGAATGAACTCGAGCCGAGATCCTATTGAATATGCTTTTGTGAAACATTGTATTGTGGTTGGACTTGGTGTCTTCATTACTTACATCAATGGGATCtttgtgtttgctttttttaagcACTCAGTTTTCTACACGGACCCGAGATATATTCTGTACATTCACCTTGTCATCAATGACTTAATTATGCTCTTTCTTACAGTTTCTCTGTATGTTCTGAGCTATGCTTCACCTCTTCTGAATGTCACTATCTGTAGTGTTCTGCTTCTTTTTGCTTCAATGACCTCAGAAAACTCTCCTCTGAATCTTGCTGGAATGGCTATAGAACGCTACATTGCCATCTGCAAACCATTGCATCACCCTCAGCTGTGTTCAGTGAACAGGACCTACATTCTCATCAGCCTGATCTGGCTTCTGAACTTCATTCCTGCTCTTACTGATATCTTCATTCTCATGGTCAATGAACCCATCAGTGTTTTCTCAACATCAATAACATGCTACAGCAAAAGATTGTATGGCTCAGATCAGCATCTCACTAGATCCATGTTTGTTGAGTCACTTTATTTATCGTGTGTTTTCCTGACACTGGTCTTTACTTACATCAAAGTTCTTCAGGCGGCTAAAGCTGCAACATCTGATCAGATTTCTGCCACTAAAGCCAGGAACACTATTCTGCTTCATGGTGTGCAGCTCCTCCTCTGCCTGCTCGCGTATGTTGCTCCATTTGTAAACAATTTTCTTTTGGCATTGTTTCCAAACTATTGGGGCATGATATTGTTCTGTACTTACATACTGTCTAATATTCTCCCCAGGCTTCTCAGTCCTCTTATTTATGGGGTCAGGgatcaaaaaatgtttaaatatatcaaAAGGTGTGTAACGTGCAATCTTTACTTTTTAAAGATCCAACCAAATTAAATAGTTCtcagtggaaaaaaacaaacattgctgGTATTAATAATGTTcatgtgatatatattttgtgtaatttttttttaatttgtaaaatatcTTCACTATGGGAAAAAACATTATCTCTGAGCATTTTTATTATAGAATACACCCACCACTGTCAATATATgcttaatgtaatataattacattttagaccATGTTTTGGTTAATTTGTTGTGACAATGACACAGTGTAAAGTGGCAGCtgttattttcaaatattttatggTTTGTTCTAACAGTTTTATGGTTTGTTCTTATGTTTGAATTTGGCACTGGACTTAACATCACTTTTTCATAGATCATCACAATATTTGGCCACACTGTGATATTTGTTGTACTCTATGTAACATTTGTAAACTACTGGAAAAAATGTGAAACGTCTCCCTCATAATGCTTGTATATCATAGCCCTGCATTTGTACACCAAGGCCTGAAGATTTACAAATCATCTGCGAGTAGGAGTTCTGATCTGTTCCAATCATTTAAGTCATAGTAAATAAGAGAAGAATCTGTTCCAAAGCTTTGTGAGTATGGACTCAAGTTTTTTGCTCCAGAATGTCCTTCGTGTAACATATTCTTTTGAGGTTTTGCTGCAGAAAAGATCTGTCAAGCTTAAAGTGAATGGTATACATGTGTGCACATGCTGAATGTGGAGGTAAAAGTTTCTCATttgcttttacacttttttgttttattcttgtAGCAGCACCTGCCAGTACTTTATAAATGCTAACAATTTTCCAATCCATACTCTTTATTTGTTAAAGCTACAGCATTCCTATCCTAAAGGTTGTGTATATGAATATAACAACATGGCTTACACAATGATCTGTATTTAACCTCCCAAAGTTGTAATATTGCTGCTTTGCCAAAATGTTACATCTTAGCATTGAGTCAAAACTCTAAATAAGTGCATTTGTCTTATTTTCCTCAAAAACAGGTTGTTGTAAAAGCCACTGAACGCTCTACAAAGACTTTCCAGCAGTAGACATTTGACTGTTTCAAAtcacttaatgtggaaataaCTCCAAATTCgagagatggctaactgcattacagggaagtgctacaaaaataaacaattagtgttacaaatgagtttattttttaatttacacagtgaataaatactttcagacaagttaaatttcagccaAGTACAAACAAGAATCATTTTTGTccctttacatttacatttatgcatttggcagatgcttttatctaAAGCAACttaagaggatctaacattcaaactacagcacaatttatacaaattactttatattgagtgcaatatgccaggaagtaaaaagtgcattaaagaaagactttcagtgcaagagatactctctgAAGAGCTGGTtcttcaatgatttcttgaatgcggagagggtttctgttgctcctCTAACTTTTCTATATTAAAAGATGCATAGCTTCTGAAtttaaaccagagagaactgtgttttctgcaaTCGTAGATGTCCCCTTAAACAGGTTCTGCATGAAGAAATGAAACCTACTCTCTATGGAACTGCCAATGTGTTCTCTAGATCCAAGCTCATCTCACAGGGTCCAAATGTCATTTAGAAATGTATGATGTGGTCAGAGGAGTGcttcatgaagaggagaattaGACAATGATGGCCATGAACACTCGAGAAGATGATGTCTTGTATAAATTCAAAAATTCAATATGGAAATTTCAACTGCCAAACAATTAACCCTTTGAACCAGAACATATTATATaaggtagaaacacaccttatataatcagctttgtaagtcttgaatgtctgaatgcttctgtgagctccgtataccgttagaaagcgcagatcctaccgtttctaaaaatagcgctctcatcgcgctgctgtgaagcctctgggagtaatccagtgtgaaaaaccatctaaaaatcaaggcgctccttcaaaattttggtcttatgtccttgtcatgaaagactAATTATAGGcgctaaaatcataaaaaaaaaaacgctgaaaaagggacaagaaagacgctgtttactttcagtttcgttttgactcacataacgtcaacccacgctgtctctgggcagaaaaatatgagtcatcagcaaaaacatatttctattattgatttatagtttttcaaggtttttttaggtttcacatcaaataacactgcattagatcaacaaatataaactaaaaagcttaaataattatttattgtgtgttttctaaataaacaagtattatttcatcattttttaaaaagattataataataataataactgtaaacattatcagcatctgagaaaactgccaaagtaccaaaatgttttttatttgttgggatattgtccatatttgccctgaactaaattcctgaaagtctgggcctgctgtgactgtcagaacttaatcagtcatacatcccagagcttagaatatcaagaaaaatatgtccgtctgatgctaaaaatttattttgtcacagtaatatgacatgtaataaattagcatcaaaaatgcttatgttttcaactaaaatacacctcacactaacaatctgtgtcaagatatccacTGTGGGAATATTATTTCAAGGCTGTGCATtgacaaatatgaaaaaaaaagcaggcgctaggtaaaatttttggtcaaaacatgacaaatttatagaaaaattgatttatcggtcagcatgaaaacctcaagtgattacatatttgagtagctaaggttctttagaaaataaaacaacatagccatattcaatatgtcacataattactgtttaaatgcaactgaaagaggcactgacaaaaaaacggaatagcaaaatagctatatatatagggtccatcgagttaaacaatgtaattaaaaggaaagatgaTATAACACAGTTATAAACAGGCCTCTGTGCAGTTGTTCAGTTAAATAATTGCAAAGCTATTCTTtatgcttttgtcagttaaataaaacttCAAGACAGTTAACAAATagtaggcaaggcaaggcaagtttatttatagagtacctttcatacaaaagcaattcaaagtggtttacataagaaacagttaaattaaaagcaagaattaaaatcataaaattccaataaaacaattaaaatattgcagtaaTAGGGAAgtcataaaaagagtaaaatgattaaatgattaaaaattattaaaataatttaaaatgatacaataaaagaaaagaactaaagTGCTGTTACTGAATGAAAGTGCAGAGTATTTGAAACTGCGCTGTAAGCccgctcaaacaggaatgttttaagccttgatttaaaagtgcctaaagtcggggctcttctaatatccTCAGtcggctggttccatttaagagtggcgccggagctaaacactgcctctccatgtttactTTTCACCTGAGGCAGAATTAACTAACTaattcctaaagatctgagagctctggtcggctcatatctcttagcagatctgataaatactcTGGTCCTACACCATTAAGAcgtttatagaccagtaataacaccttaaagtctattctgtaacagactggtatccaatgtaaggatttgaggatggggggtggggggtgggggtgatgtgatctcttcttttgcttctagtgagaactctggcagctgcattttgaatcagctgaagctgtttaatggtcatTTTTGAAAGTCCATTTAAGAAACCATTGCAGTaatcaatgctagaaataaaagcatggataagtttcacCAGGTCTGGTTttgtcagaaaatctctaatcttactgatgttcttaagatggtaaaatgctgatctagtaaccacTTAAATATGATTACTagaactgagatctgagtccattaatacatcAAGGTTGTGAGCCAGCTTTTTAGGTTTGAGGGCTCTCTAGTCCAGATAcgcagccaatctttgtctctcattgctgttcccaaatagtataatctcagttttatctttattcagctgcagaaagttgtgtcccatccagttactgatgtgttcaaggcacttgcatAATGACTCAACTGGAccagagtcatttggggacagggccatataaatctgagtatcatctgcatagttgtgataggacagcccatagtcctgtagaatctggccaagaggaagcatatataataaaagtggaccaaaaatagagccctgggggacaccacaggtcactggcatgttctctgaagtattattttctatttctacaaagtagttcctgtcttctaggtaagaaacaaaccacttcagggctgttcctgagagtccaacccagtttggaAGTCTTTCTaaaagaatcttatggtcaatggtatcaaaggcagcactaaagtcaagaagtaatagaagagatacctttctaGCCTCCGTATTTAGGTGAATGTCATTagttaccttgattagagcagtcacAATGCTGTGATTAGATTGTAcccagactggaatttgtctaggctactgtttatggacaagaaactagtgattttctcaatgatttggccaatgaatggaaaattagaaattggtctgTAGCTGCTTATCTGAGATGATTCTAAatctttcttttttagaagaggctttacaactccAGTTTTAATGAGCTCGGAAAGACCCCCAACATGAgtaaggtgtttacaatatggagtatgtctggtgctatagtgtgaagcacactctttaaaaaatttggttggtagtctgtcaagactgcaagtggatggtttgagatgaataactgtgtcaattaaaacttcagtgtttacaatactgaacattttaactaaggagtttttatgaggtgatgtagagggtacagactcattgttgtatatagatgtactaattgcttgtctgatattctggatttcagtgttacaaaaaaatgcaaacacattacatctctcagttgatactaattcaggggccattggtgtgggtgagttagtaagtcttTCGACCGCAGCGATGAGGATTTTGCTGTggttaatgttgttgttgatgatgctagagaaatagaATTGTCATGTTTTGCATATTATTATGTTGGAGTCAGACCAAGAATAAATCCTCATTAACAGATAAAGGAGAACCCTTTGGACATTGCCTTGTGTTTGTGCTGAATCATCTTGGTCTGACTGCTGTTATCAGCGCCACAAGGGAAAAGCAAGGCTCAGTAACAGAGTCTAAAACAGTATAAAATAGGAGTGACCCAAGTGCTGAAGTCCTTGTTGGAGACAACATTGACAAGTTTTGCCCATGAATTACAATTTACCCTCCTTCCTCTAGTACAGTTAACAGAATGATCAAACATTTAAAGTAACCTAAAGAACATAAATTATGCAATTAATAAGAGAATGAACTCCACCCGGGATCCTTTTGAAGATGCTTTGGTAAAACATGGTATTGTGGTTGGACTTGGTGTCTTCATTACTTACATCAATGGGATCtttgtgtttgctttttttaagcACTCTGTTTTCTACACAGACCCGAGATACATTCTGTACATTCACCTTGTCATCAATGATTTAATTATGCTCTTTCTTACAGTTTCTCTGTATGTTCTGAGCTACGCTTCACCTCTTGTGAATGCTGCTCTCTGTAGTGTTCTGCTTCTTTTTGCTTCAATGACCTCAGAAAACTCTCCTCTGAATCTTGCTGGAATGGCTATAGAACGCTACATTGCCATCTGCAAACCACTGCATCACCCTCAGCTGTGTTCAGTGAACAGGACCTACATCCTCATCGGCTTGATCTGGCTTCTGAACTTCATTCCTGCTCTTACTGATATCTTCATTCTCTTGGTGAATGAACCCATCAGTGTTTTCTCAACATCAATAACATGCTACAGCAAAAGATTGTATGGCTCAGATCAGCATCTCATTAGAGCCATCTTTGTTGAGtcactttatttattgtgtgttttcctgaCACTAGTCTTTACTTACATCAAAGTTCTTCAGGCGGCTAAAGCTGCAACATCTGATCAGGTTTCTGCCACTAAAGCCAGGAACACTATTCTGCTTCATGGTTTGCAGCTCCTCCTCTGCATGCTCGCGTATGTTACTCCATTTGTAAACTATTTTCTTTTGGCATTGTTTCCAAAATATTGGGGCATGATATTGTTCTCTACCTACCTACTGTCTAATATTCTCCCCAGGCTTCTCAGTCCTCTTATTTATGGGGTCAGGgatcaaaaaatgtttaaatatgtcaAAAGCTATTTAACATGCAGtctttactttttaaatatcaAACCAAATTAAATAGATCtcagtggaaaaaaacaaacatggctgGTATTAATAATGTTCATGTGACATACATTTTCTTCACAACTTGCTCATTTGTAAAATACCTTCACTATGGGAATAAACCATTATCTCTGAGCATTTTGAGGATATAGAATACACCCACCCATGTCCATATATgcttaatgtaatataattacattttagaccATGTTTTGGTTCATTTGTTGTGACAATGACACAGTGTAAAGTggcagctgctgttttcaaatgttttatgGTTTGTACACATTATCACATTATGTTTGAGTTTAGTCCTGGACTAAACATGACTTTTTTATAGATCATCACAATATTATGCCACACTGTGATATTGGTTTGTACTGTATGTAACATTTGTAAACTACTGgaataaaatgcaaaatgtCTCCCTCATAATGCTTGTATATCATGGCCCTGCATTTGTACACCAAGGCCTGAAGATTTACAAATCTTCTGCAAGTAGTTCTGATCTGTTCCAAACATTTAAGTCATAGTAAATAAGAGAAGAATCTGGTCCAAAGCTTTGTGAGTATGGGCTCAAGTTTTCTGCTCCAGAATGTCCTTCATGTAACATATTCTTTTGAGTTTTTACTGCAGAAAAGATCTGTCAAGCTTAA from Hoplias malabaricus isolate fHopMal1 chromosome 3, fHopMal1.hap1, whole genome shotgun sequence carries:
- the LOC136691450 gene encoding odorant receptor 131-2-like: MNSSRDPIEYAFVKHCIVVGLGVFITYINGIFVFAFFKHSVFYTDPRYILYIHLVINDLIMLFLTVSLYVLSYASPLLNVTICSVLLLFASMTSENSPLNLAGMAIERYIAICKPLHHPQLCSVNRTYILISLIWLLNFIPALTDIFILMVNEPISVFSTSITCYSKRLYGSDQHLTRSMFVESLYLSCVFLTLVFTYIKVLQAAKAATSDQISATKARNTILLHGVQLLLCLLAYVAPFVNNFLLALFPNYWGMILFCTYILSNILPRLLSPLIYGVRDQKMFKYIKRCVTCNLYFLKIQPN
- the LOC136691451 gene encoding odorant receptor 131-2-like — encoded protein: MNSTRDPFEDALVKHGIVVGLGVFITYINGIFVFAFFKHSVFYTDPRYILYIHLVINDLIMLFLTVSLYVLSYASPLVNAALCSVLLLFASMTSENSPLNLAGMAIERYIAICKPLHHPQLCSVNRTYILIGLIWLLNFIPALTDIFILLVNEPISVFSTSITCYSKRLYGSDQHLIRAIFVESLYLLCVFLTLVFTYIKVLQAAKAATSDQVSATKARNTILLHGLQLLLCMLAYVTPFVNYFLLALFPKYWGMILFSTYLLSNILPRLLSPLIYGVRDQKMFKYVKSYLTCSLYFLNIKPN